The following coding sequences are from one Geodermatophilus normandii window:
- the rplA gene encoding 50S ribosomal protein L1: MAKHGKKYREAAAKVDRENLYSPLQAAGLAKQTSPTTYDATVEVAIRLGVDPRKADQMVRGTVNLPHGTGKTARVIVFATGDKAAEAEAAGADVVGSDDLIERIQGGFLDFDAAVATPDQMAKVGRVARILGPRGLMPNPKTGTVTPDVTKAVGDIKGGKVNFRTDKQANLHLVIGKTSFDETRLVENYAAALDEVLRAKPAAAKGRYLRKVTISTTMGPGIPVDPNRTRNLTVDEPTA, translated from the coding sequence ATGGCGAAGCACGGCAAGAAGTACCGCGAGGCGGCGGCCAAGGTCGACCGCGAGAACCTCTACAGCCCGCTGCAGGCGGCGGGGCTGGCGAAGCAGACCTCGCCGACCACCTACGACGCGACCGTCGAGGTGGCCATCCGGCTCGGCGTCGACCCGCGCAAGGCCGACCAGATGGTCCGCGGCACGGTCAACCTGCCCCACGGCACCGGCAAGACCGCCCGCGTCATCGTCTTCGCGACCGGCGACAAGGCCGCCGAGGCCGAGGCCGCCGGGGCCGACGTCGTCGGCTCCGACGACCTGATCGAGCGCATCCAGGGCGGCTTCCTGGACTTCGACGCCGCGGTCGCGACCCCCGACCAGATGGCCAAGGTCGGTCGCGTCGCGCGCATCCTCGGGCCCCGCGGCCTGATGCCGAACCCGAAGACCGGCACGGTGACCCCCGACGTCACCAAGGCCGTCGGCGACATCAAGGGCGGCAAGGTCAACTTCCGCACCGACAAGCAGGCCAACCTGCACCTGGTGATCGGCAAGACCTCCTTCGACGAGACGCGGCTGGTCGAGAACTACGCCGCCGCGCTCGACGAGGTGCTGCGCGCCAAGCCGGCCGCCGCCAAGGGCCGGTACCTGCGGAAGGTCACCATCTCCACGACCATGGGCCCGGGCATCCCGGTCGACCCGAACCGCACCCGCAACCTCACGGTGGACGAGCCCACCGCCTGA
- the rplJ gene encoding 50S ribosomal protein L10, giving the protein MPTQAKAAVIDEITERFQKSSAAVLTEYRGLTVTQLTQLRRSLGAGSSYAVVKNTLTKRAADTVGHSDLAPLLNGPTAIAFIEGDVVEAAKAIRDFARANPLLVVKGGVVEGRTVSPAEVTALADVEPREVLLAKLAGAMKGNLTKAAGLFQAPLSQVARLAAALQEKKPAEGDAPAADTADTAAADTPTAAPATDNTETADAAASTD; this is encoded by the coding sequence ATGCCCACGCAGGCGAAGGCCGCGGTGATCGACGAGATCACCGAGCGGTTCCAGAAGTCCAGCGCGGCCGTGCTCACCGAGTACCGCGGGCTGACCGTGACGCAGCTGACCCAGCTGCGTCGTTCCCTCGGTGCGGGCAGCAGCTACGCCGTCGTCAAGAACACCCTGACGAAGCGGGCGGCGGACACGGTCGGTCACTCCGACCTGGCCCCGCTGCTCAACGGCCCGACCGCGATCGCCTTCATCGAGGGCGACGTCGTCGAGGCCGCCAAGGCCATCCGTGACTTCGCGCGCGCCAACCCGCTGCTCGTCGTCAAGGGCGGCGTCGTCGAGGGCCGCACCGTCAGCCCCGCCGAGGTCACCGCCCTCGCCGACGTCGAGCCGCGCGAGGTGCTGCTGGCCAAGCTGGCCGGCGCGATGAAGGGCAACCTCACCAAGGCCGCCGGGCTGTTCCAGGCCCCGCTGTCCCAGGTCGCCCGCCTGGCCGCCGCGCTGCAGGAGAAGAAGCCCGCCGAGGGCGACGCTCCGGCCGCCGACACCGCGGACACCGCTGCTGCCGACACCCCCACGGCCGCCCCGGCCACCGACAACACTGAGACCGCGGACGCCGCGGCCAGCACCGACTGA
- the rplL gene encoding 50S ribosomal protein L7/L12: MAKLSTTELLDAFKEMTLLELSDFVKQFEETFEVTAAAPVAVAAAAPAGGGDGGAPAAEEQDEFDVILEAAGDKKIQVIKEVRGLTSLGLKEAKDLVDGAPKPVLEKVAKDAAEKAKAALEGAGATVTVK; this comes from the coding sequence ATGGCCAAGCTGTCCACCACGGAGCTGCTCGACGCGTTCAAGGAGATGACGCTGCTCGAGCTGTCCGACTTCGTGAAGCAGTTCGAGGAGACCTTCGAGGTCACCGCTGCCGCCCCCGTCGCCGTCGCGGCTGCCGCGCCGGCCGGTGGTGGCGACGGCGGCGCCCCCGCCGCCGAGGAGCAGGACGAGTTCGACGTCATCCTCGAGGCTGCCGGCGACAAGAAGATCCAGGTCATCAAGGAGGTGCGCGGCCTGACCTCGCTCGGCCTCAAGGAGGCCAAGGACCTGGTCGACGGCGCGCCGAAGCCGGTCCTGGAGAAGGTCGCCAAGGACGCCGCCGAGAAGGCCAAGGCCGCTCTCGAGGGCGCCGGCGCCACCGTCACCGTCAAGTGA